The DNA segment ACCGTGCCCGAGCTGGAGCAACGCCGCCTCGGTGGCCCGCCGCCGGACGTCCCGGCCGTCGTACGACACCGGGCCCTCGGCATCGGCCGACAGGGCCGTGTCACCGTGGGCGTGCGGCTCGACGGGTGCCGGCAGCAGCAGATGGCCGCCGAGGTCGACCCGGGTGGCGGGAGCTCCGGACGCGGCGGGCCCCACGCCCAGACTGCCCGCCGTACCGACCGCCTCGATCCGGCCGCCGCCCAGCCGAACGTCCACCACCCGGCCGTCGGTCAGCCGCGCCCCGCACAGCAGCAGGGCGCCGGCTCCGCCGGGGCCCGAGGGTGGGCCGGAGGAGGAGGGGGACGGCTGCGGGCGGCTGTCGGGCATCGCGCTCCTGGGGCTACAAGATCACGCAGAGTGAGTCGAGCCTAGGCGTGCCGTCCGCCCCCGTAGCGGAGGAGCGCAATAGTCGTACCGGTGTGGTTCATCTCTCGGCGGACCACCGGGAGGACCGGGAACGATGGTGCCCCTGGGACCCGCGGGACCTCGGAAAACAGGGCGGACCAGGGCCCCCGGAGGCCCGCCGGATGATCCCCGGATGATCCCCGGACGGCCCGTGGACGAAGGCACGGAAACGGATTTGGGCGAACGGCGGTGGGCCGTGTAATGTCTTCATCGCTCGCCCCAATAGCTCAGTCGGCAGAGCGTCTCCATGGTAAGGAGAAGGTCTACGGTTCGATTCCGTATTGGGGCTCTGGTGTGAAAGGTTCCCGTCGCAAGACGGGACCGCTCGCATCAAAGCGGTGTAGCTCAGTCGGTAGAGCAAGCGGCTCATAATCGCTGTGTCACCGGTTCAAGTCCGGTCACCGCTACTGACAGTAGCCGATTGCGGGGTCGGTCCTTCGATCGGCTACTCTTCTATGCGTTAAACCCTGTCCCATCCGTTCGTCAAGGAGCACTCACGTGGCTGCCACCGACGTCCGCCCGAAGATCACGCTGGCCTGCGTGGAGTGCAAGGAGCGGAACTACATCACCAAGAAGAACCGGCGTAACAACCCGGACCGACTGGAGATGAAGAAGCACTGCCCGCGTTGCAAGGCGCACACCGCGCACCGCGAAACGCGATAAATCAGGCTCGTACGCGAGGCCGTCCCCGAGAGATCGGGGGCGGCCTCGCGTCGTTACACCGACCGGTACCAGGCGGTAGCCGGTCGGTACCGCCGTATCCGCAGCAACCAGGAGGTGCCGGGCCCATGGCGCTCGACCAGTCCTTCGTGGGGCGTACCTACCCGCCCACCGACCCGTACGAGGTCGGCCGGGAGAAGATCCGCGAGTTCGCGGAGGCCGTGGGGGACACCAACCCCGCGTACACCGACCCGGAGGCCGCGAAGGCGCTCGGGTACGCCGATGTGATCGCCCCGCCGACCTTCGTGTTCTCCATCACGTTCAAGGCGGCCGGCGAGGTCGTCCAGGACCCGCAGCTGGGCCTCGACTACAGCCGCGTGGTGCACGGCGACCAGAAGTTCGCCCACAAGCGCCCCGTCCGCGCCGGCGACCGGCTCACGGTCACCTCGACCATCGAGGCGATCAAGTCCCTGGCGGGCAACGACATCCTGGACATCCGCGGCGATGTCCACGACGAGACCGGCGAGCACGTCGTGACCGCCTGGACCAAGCTCGTGGCCCGCGCGGCCGAGACGGCGTGAGGACGTGAGGAACCGATGACCGCGAAGATCTCCTACGACGACGTCGAGGTCGGCACCGAACTGCCCGCCCGGAGCTTCGGCGTGACCCGCGCCGACCTCGTCCGCTACGCGGGCGCCTCCGGCGACTTCAACCCGATCCACTGGAACGAGCGGTTCGCCAAGGAGGTCGGCCTCCCGGACGTCATCGCCCACGGCATGTTCACCATGGCCGAGGCGATCCGGGTCGTCACCGACTGGACCGGCGACCCGGGCGCGGTCGTCGAGTACGGCGTCCGCTTCACCAAGCCCGTGGTCGTCCCCGACGACGACAAGGGCGCCACCATCGAGGTCAGCGCCAAGGTCGGCGCCAAGCTCGACGACCGCACCGTCCGCGTCGACCTCACGGCCATGAGCGCCGGCCTGAAGGTCCTCGGCATGTCCCGCGCGGTCGTCCGCCTGGCCTGACGGCCCCGGTCCCGCGCCCCTCCCGGGCGCGGGGGTCTCGTACTCTTGAGCCCGTGCAGGAACTCCACGACGCCCCCCTCGCCCCGCTGACCACCTTCCGGCTGGGCGGGCCCGCGCGGCGGCTGATCACCGCGACCACCGACGACGAGGTGATCGCCGCCGTCCGCGAGGCCGACGACAGCGGTACGCCGCTGCTGCTCATCGGAGGCGGCTCGAACCTCGTCATCGGCGACCAGGGCTTCGCCGGGACCGCGCTGGTCGTCGCCACCAAGGGCTTCACGCTCGACGGGACCCGGCTGGAGCTGGCCGCCGGCGAGGTGTGGACCGACGCCGTCGCCCGGACCGTCGAGGCCGGGCTCGCCGGGATCGAGTGCCTGGCCGGCATCCCCGGCTCCGCGGGCGCCACCCCGATCCAGAACGTCGGGGCGTACGGCCAGGAGGTCGCCTCCACCATCACCGAGGTCGTCGTCTACGACCGCCGCACCCGTGAGACGGTCACCGTCCCGAACACCGAGTGCGCCTTCTCGTACCGCCACAGCCGCTTCAAGGACGAGCCCGAGCGCTATGTCGTCCTGCGCGTCCGCTTCGAACTGGAGGACGCGGGCGGGCTGTCGGGGCCGGTCAAGTACGCCGAGACCGCCCGCACGCTCGGCGTCGAACCCGGCGACAGGGTCCCCCTCGCCGACGCCCGCGAGACCGTGCTCAAGCTGCGCGCCGGGAAGGGCATGGTGCTCGACCCCGAGGACCACGACACCTGGTCCGCCGGCTCGTTCTTCACCAACCCGATCCTCACGGACGAGGAGTTCGCCGCCTTCCACGCGCGCGTGCGGACCCGGCTCGGCGCCGACGCCGCCCCGCCCGCGTACGCCGCGGGCGACGGCCACACCAAGACCTCCGCGGCCTGGCTGATCGACAAGGCGGGCTTCACCAAGGGGTACGGCACCGGCCCCGCCCGGATCTCCACCAAGCACACCCTGGCCCTCACCAACCGGGGCGCCGCCACCACCGAGGACCTGCTCACCCTGGCCCGCGAGGTCGTGACCGGGGTCCGGGACGCCTTCGGCATCACCCTGGTCAACGAGCCGGTGACGGTCGGCGTCAGCCTCTAACCCGCCGGACTGGCGAGCCAGTCGTCCACCCCGGCCAGCAGCTTCGTCCGCTCCTTCTCCGGGGCCGCCGACGCGCGGATCGACTGCCGGGCCAGCTCCGCCAGTTCGGCGTCCGTGAAGCCGTGGTGGTGCCGGGCGATCTCGTACTGGGCCGCGAGACGCGAGCCGAACAGCAGCGGGTCGTCCGCGCCCAGCGCCATCGGCACCCCGGCCTCGAACAGAGTGCGCAGGGGGACGTCCTGGGGTTTCTCGTAGACGCCCAGGGCCACGTTCGAGGCCGGGCACACCTCGCAGGTGATCCCCCGGTCCGCGAGCCGCTTCAGCAGCCGCGGGTCCTCCGCCGCGCGCACCCCGTGCCCGATCCGGGAGGCGTGCAGATCGTCCAGGCAGTCACGCACCGACGACGGACCGGTCAGCTCACCGCCGTGCGGCGCCGACAGCAGACCCCCCTCGCGGGCGATCGCGAAGGCCCGGTCGAAGTCCCGTGCCATGCCCCGGCGTTCGTCGTTGGAGAGCCCGAAACCGACCACGCCCCGGTCCGCGTACCGCACCGCCAGCCGGGCCAGCGTGCGCGCGTCCAGCGGGTGCTTCATCCGGTTCGCGGCCACCAGCACCCGCATCCCGAGCCCGGTCTCCCGCGCGGTCGTGTCCACCGCGTCCAGGATGACCTCCAGCGCCGGGATCAGCCCGCCCAGCCGGGGCGCGTACGACGTCGGGTCCACCTGGATCTCCAGCCAGCCCGAGCCGTCCCGTACGTCCTCCTCCGCGGCCTCCCGCACCAGCCGCTGGATGTCCTCGGGACCTCTGACGCACGAGCGCGCCGCGTCGTACAGCCGCTGGAAGCGGAACCACCCCCGCTCGTCCGTCGCCCGCAGCCTCGGCGGCTCCCCGCTGGTCAGCGCCTCGGTGAGCGCCTCGGGCAGCCGCACCCCGTACTTGTCGGCCAGTTCCAGCACGGTCGTGGGCCGCATCGACCCGGTGAAGTGCAGATGCAGATGGGCCTTGGGCAGTTCAGAGAGATCACGTACACGCTCCATCGCCCGATCCTGCCGTACGTCCGTGCCGTCCCGGTACCAAAATCTCCGAACGTGGTCTTGCTCGCACAAAGCAACGGGCTCGGCCCACTCGATTCGAGTGGGCCGAGCCCGTCAGCGCGGAA comes from the Streptomyces griseiscabiei genome and includes:
- a CDS encoding UDP-N-acetylmuramate dehydrogenase, which codes for MTAPVPRPSRARGSRTLEPVQELHDAPLAPLTTFRLGGPARRLITATTDDEVIAAVREADDSGTPLLLIGGGSNLVIGDQGFAGTALVVATKGFTLDGTRLELAAGEVWTDAVARTVEAGLAGIECLAGIPGSAGATPIQNVGAYGQEVASTITEVVVYDRRTRETVTVPNTECAFSYRHSRFKDEPERYVVLRVRFELEDAGGLSGPVKYAETARTLGVEPGDRVPLADARETVLKLRAGKGMVLDPEDHDTWSAGSFFTNPILTDEEFAAFHARVRTRLGADAAPPAYAAGDGHTKTSAAWLIDKAGFTKGYGTGPARISTKHTLALTNRGAATTEDLLTLAREVVTGVRDAFGITLVNEPVTVGVSL
- the rpmG gene encoding 50S ribosomal protein L33, which translates into the protein MAATDVRPKITLACVECKERNYITKKNRRNNPDRLEMKKHCPRCKAHTAHRETR
- a CDS encoding MaoC family dehydratase encodes the protein MTAKISYDDVEVGTELPARSFGVTRADLVRYAGASGDFNPIHWNERFAKEVGLPDVIAHGMFTMAEAIRVVTDWTGDPGAVVEYGVRFTKPVVVPDDDKGATIEVSAKVGAKLDDRTVRVDLTAMSAGLKVLGMSRAVVRLA
- a CDS encoding adenosine deaminase; translation: MERVRDLSELPKAHLHLHFTGSMRPTTVLELADKYGVRLPEALTEALTSGEPPRLRATDERGWFRFQRLYDAARSCVRGPEDIQRLVREAAEEDVRDGSGWLEIQVDPTSYAPRLGGLIPALEVILDAVDTTARETGLGMRVLVAANRMKHPLDARTLARLAVRYADRGVVGFGLSNDERRGMARDFDRAFAIAREGGLLSAPHGGELTGPSSVRDCLDDLHASRIGHGVRAAEDPRLLKRLADRGITCEVCPASNVALGVYEKPQDVPLRTLFEAGVPMALGADDPLLFGSRLAAQYEIARHHHGFTDAELAELARQSIRASAAPEKERTKLLAGVDDWLASPAG
- a CDS encoding MaoC family dehydratase N-terminal domain-containing protein, whose amino-acid sequence is MALDQSFVGRTYPPTDPYEVGREKIREFAEAVGDTNPAYTDPEAAKALGYADVIAPPTFVFSITFKAAGEVVQDPQLGLDYSRVVHGDQKFAHKRPVRAGDRLTVTSTIEAIKSLAGNDILDIRGDVHDETGEHVVTAWTKLVARAAETA